CGAAAGGGGACGGAAGTGGGAGAAATGACTGTAGCGTGTTCTCTTGTGCGTGGAAAGCTCCAAGAGTCTTGACGGGGTTTCTTGCGAGCACGGCTCATCATCCTCAATGTTCGTGGTTGCCAGATGCACGAAATGGAAGAAGGAACCGGACTAATCATGTAAGTTCTTTGTGTAATGTGGATTTGCTCTCTGCCACCGATTGAAACCCAAGTTCCTTGATTAGATGTCTTAATTTTGGGTGCAAGTTTACTACTTGTTGGCCAGCCTAGCTATTAGGCAGCACTCAAGTTTATCATGTCTCGAAGTAGATAAATTGGTGCAGCATATCTATGTAGGGATCATAATAAGCGTACCTTCGCAAAgtggttaaatttgtttttaaacatCTATTGGGTTTGGGGAATAGGGGGGTAAGAGTACATTTTGTTTgtgaaagaatgaaggaaagaaacAATTTAAGCATGGAGCTGTGATTTAGGAGCAAAATTGTTACTTGGTATAGGTGCTTGCtagttttcttttcaaaaacCTTACTTTATGCAAttctctttaaaaaatttaactGTCTTCACTAGATGTTAGTGGTCTGTTGCCCAAGCAATTATCTTGCATGGTTATTAATCATAGAACCTGTTCTCTATTGTACTCTCTACAGAGATATCAGTCCTCTAGCGTAGGAGGTTGGAATTCTGCTGAAGCTTCAGATTTTGTAGTTCTTGGAAGACTGCTTAAATCAGGTTTTCTTTGTGTTGGTGGTAAGAGATGGCATCTGCGATGTTCTTCATCTTTGTCTTCAGCTGTCTTGGATGATATTTCTTCTGAAACATTGTGGGAGGTAAGGTTTTGTTATTGCCCAAATATGCATCAACGAAAATAATAGTTATTATCATACAAACAGGGaaatttaatgtttaaattacGTTGTCTGTAATCTGATTGTTGCAGGATCTTAAGCCGTCTATCTCATACCTCTCACCCAAAGAACTGGAACTTGTCCATAATGCTCTTAAGGTTAGATATAACCCTAACAACAAAGTTTAGTTCTTGTCTTCAAAATCCTTTGTATCGAATTGGTGAACATATATAACACTAGTTTTTGGTTATATAGCTGGCTTTTGACGCACATGATGGTCAGAAAAGGCGCAGTGGAGAGCCTTTCATCATTCATCCAGTTGAAGTTGCACGAATTTTAGGAGAACTCGTGAGTCTTGCAACATTAAAAATAGcctgtattttaattttaatcacAACATTGAATTGATGTGACATTATCCGTTGTTCTAGGAGTTGGATTGGGAATCCATTGCTTCTGGATTACTACATGATACAGTCGAGGATACCAATGTTGTTACTTTCGAAAGGATAGAGGAGGAGTTTGGCGCTACTGTTCGCCATATTGTAGAAGGAGAAACTAAGGTTCTGTTCCTTTATGTGTCTAGTAATAATAacaattgtgtttttttttatgttttaaatagCTTCTGTAATGTTTCACAAACCTCCTAAGTAATTGGGCATGCACTATTTCAATGTATCCTTGTGTTTAGGTGTCAAAGCTGGGAAAATTGAAGTGCAAGAGTGAAGAGGATTCTGTACAAGATGTAAAAGCAGATGACCTTCGCCAGATGCTTCTAGCCATGACAGAGGAGGTAGATCTATTTCTTATCGttctttcaaattttatgtGTTATAATTGAAACCATTTAGAAACTAAAATACTTGTTGCCCCAGGTCCGAGTTATCATCGTCAAATTAGCTGACAGACTCCATAACATGCGTACCCTTTCACACATGCCACCGCATAAGCAGGTGTTGTGTTGTCTTTTTAAAGTATATTGATATTTGTATTTAGCTGGTGCCTGATATGGTTTGATATTTTGTTGTGTCCAGTCAAGCATTGCACAGGAGACATTGCAGGTCTTTGCTCCTCTAGCAAAGTTGCTTGGGATGTACCAAATCAAGGTAtaccattttttttactttcgtTTACAATTTTATTCCCCGTTTATGCTTTTCTATTATCAATATTCCAGTTCTGCAACTGCCAACTGCTGATTTCACCATTGGAACCTAGATTATCATCTCGTGTAGCATAAACCTGTGGACCTGGTTTGTGATCGCTTGTAGCTTAAATAAGTAGTTATTGATAACTAGTCATCAAACTCTAAAGTTTGAATATTTAGAGTTGTGACTTAAAGTTCTGTCCTTAAAATATAGTTTATGCAATACAAGTTTCTTGTCTTGAAGTGAGGTGAGGGTTTCACAactgaatttcaagtttatGAGTACTGATATGATTATAATGATAAAGTGTTCTAtcttatttcattttcatatatGATGCTTCTGTTAATTTGTATTCTGAATGCCCGCATATTCCATCTTGCAGTCGGAACTTGAAAACCTTTCCTTCATGTACACAAATGCTGAAGATTATGCTAAGATCAAGAGAAGAGTTGCAGGCCTCTACAAAGAGCATGAGAAAGAACTTGTGGAGGTAATgcattaatttgttgaacaacAGGGTCTACGTAATGCTCAGGGGACATTGTTGATTATATGGTTATTGTTTTGGCATGCAAATATAGTAGAGGCTCTCAGTTTTAATTTCTCAACACTGTGTTATTGGTGATGTTTGCTCATCAAACCTTAGTTATTTGTGCTAGGcaaacaaaattttgttgaAGAGGATTCAGGATGATGAGTTCTTAGAACTTATGGAGGTGAAAACTGAAGTTCGTGCCGTGTGTAAGGAACCATACAGGTCAGATCATAAGTCCTACCACCATTTTCTCCTTCTTTTTTTGTGGCCTGTTTTGTATTTTCTAAACTCATTACAAGCATGATTCTCTTTGACTTTATTATATGATTTAAGTACTGCTGTGTTATCTGGTACATGAAATACAAGGACATTGTCCAAAGAGATCTTAAAGTGGCATGGAACATGACCTATCACTCTTGTAATCCTTGTAATGAGATGTTACATTCAAGCTTAGAGTGTCATTCTTTGTCGGAGAATTTATCATTCTGCTTCATATTTCAGCAGCCAGTTTCTTGAGGACTATTTTTGGGTCTAAAATAGACTGTTCTTGATTTTTGCTTGCAGTATCTACAAGGCCGCGCTCAAATGTAAAAGTTCAATTAACGAGATCAATCAAATTGCACAGGTTTGTTCTGATATTTCCTTCAGCTAACTTGAAACTTTTGTTGAGGACATTTCAGGATAATTATTCATATTTCTTCATTGAGTTATAGCTTATGTTCGTTATTACCAGCTTCGAATTATAATCAAACCAAAGCCATCCCTTGGAGCTGGACCTTTGTGCACCCCACAACAGGTATATCCTTGCTCATGCCAAGATAGGGAATTCTTTACTTACTTTGTAGTCTGTACTTAGTATGTCGTTGAGCTTTCCTTCTATTGTTATCTCATCAGATCTGCTACCATGTTCTTGGGCTGGTTCATGGAATCTGGACCCCTATTCCTCGGATGGTGAGTATGTCTTCAATTACTCTTACAAGATTCAATTTAAGCAGTATAAGTTATTTGTGAATTTAAAAATTCGTGTTTATCTGTTCTGACAGATGAAAGACTATATTGCCACCCCAAAACCTAATGGCTATCAGAGTCTCCATACAACTGTAATTCCTTTCTTGTATGAAAGCATGTTGCGGCTAGAAGTGCAGGTACAATCACATCATTTTTTAGCATGCTCATATTTTCTCAAAGTTTATAATAAGGTTTTTACAGAGTTGAATTCTCTCCTGCATGATTGTTAGGTTTTTAGGAGGTATTCATTACATCACTTGCTTTCTGTTTTGGCAGATAAGAACAGAAGAGATGGATCTGATAGCTCAGAGAGGAATTGCTTCTCATTATAGTGGGAGAGGATTTGTTACTGTTTTAATTGGGCGTAGTCTCCCTAATGGTAGAAGTTCAAGAGGGAAGACTGTTTGCCTTAACAATGCAAACATTGCGCTCAGGGTATTGTACCTGTGTGCATTTGTGATTTATGATTTGTTATAAGTCCTCTTTGTCGGGATTTCATGGTAAACTCCTTTCATGTCTACTAATCTCATGAATGAAGTCTCTTGTTTCTTCCAGATTGGCTGGCTCAATGCAATTAGAGAATGGCAAGAAGAATTTGTTGGCAACATGAGCTCTAGAGAATTTGTTGAAACTATCACTAGAGATCTATTAGGTAGTCGTGTGTTTGTGTTTACTCCCAGGGGAGAGGTAAGAAATTGGATTGCTTCATGACTGAGATTGTTAACATAAATTTTCACACACCAATAATTTTGCTTCATTGTATTGATAGATATCGTTACAATATGCAGATAAAAAATCTTCCTAAAGGAGCAACTGTTATTGACTATGCATACATGATACACACTGAAATTGGCAACAAAATGGTAGCAGCAAAGGTAATTTGCTTACATTTGAccgattttatattatttttttattttacatttgtGGCTTCATGTATGGAATTAAAACTAGGATGACTTTTTTTTGGTGCAGGTCAATGGAAATCTTGTTTCTCCTATGCATGTACTTGTAAATGCAGAAGTTGTGGAGATAATCACTTATAACGTCAGTATTTGTCCACCATCATCTTGTATTTCCTTTCTTTAAATGTGTACAATAAAATGTACAAAATCTTAACAAACACACCAGCACACGCATTACATAGTAAAATTCTAATAGCTTGCTCATTTATATGGACATGTAGAGGAGTTTATATGACATGTTCAGCATTCTGTTATCTTATGCTTGTACATTTAGggatcataattttctttttcttgtttctccAGTCACTTACCGGAAAATCAGCTTTTCAGAGGCACAAACAGTGGTTGCAACATGCAAAAACACGTAGTGCCAGGCACAAaattatgaaagtatgttttgtCGGTTGGATGatgattta
This window of the Malus domestica chromosome 03, GDT2T_hap1 genome carries:
- the LOC103432613 gene encoding putative GTP diphosphokinase RSH1, chloroplastic, whose product is MSSAPSMSVSLECVNVCKLSKGDGSGRNDCSVFSCAWKAPRVLTGFLASTAHHPQCSWLPDARNGRRNRTNHRYQSSSVGGWNSAEASDFVVLGRLLKSGFLCVGGKRWHLRCSSSLSSAVLDDISSETLWEDLKPSISYLSPKELELVHNALKLAFDAHDGQKRRSGEPFIIHPVEVARILGELELDWESIASGLLHDTVEDTNVVTFERIEEEFGATVRHIVEGETKVSKLGKLKCKSEEDSVQDVKADDLRQMLLAMTEEVRVIIVKLADRLHNMRTLSHMPPHKQSSIAQETLQVFAPLAKLLGMYQIKSELENLSFMYTNAEDYAKIKRRVAGLYKEHEKELVEANKILLKRIQDDEFLELMEVKTEVRAVCKEPYSIYKAALKCKSSINEINQIAQLRIIIKPKPSLGAGPLCTPQQICYHVLGLVHGIWTPIPRMMKDYIATPKPNGYQSLHTTVIPFLYESMLRLEVQIRTEEMDLIAQRGIASHYSGRGFVTVLIGRSLPNGRSSRGKTVCLNNANIALRIGWLNAIREWQEEFVGNMSSREFVETITRDLLGSRVFVFTPRGEIKNLPKGATVIDYAYMIHTEIGNKMVAAKVNGNLVSPMHVLVNAEVVEIITYNSLTGKSAFQRHKQWLQHAKTRSARHKIMKFLREQAALSVAEITADKVNDFIADSEEEIEAEELPSTFKGYKPIWEKMMGNVVEVSLPERSSIDPFQITNGSALAPKVNGKHNKNVQHVSLKAAGESLSQGNGIAKMLQANIPMCKEALPSLESWQASKVASWHSIEGHSIQWFCVVCVDRKGMMAEVTTALAAAGITICSCVAEIDGERGMAVMLFHVEGNVESLVIACSSIDIILGVLGWSTGCSVPSSMDNLQYLEC